One region of Prosthecobacter dejongeii genomic DNA includes:
- a CDS encoding zinc-binding dehydrogenase has protein sequence MRTALAAVLYESGKPMVIEEVTVLPPQAGEVTVRMKAAGVCHSDLHVIKGDLPMTCPIILGHEGAGIVEEVGAGVTSVQPGDHVIPIWRASCGRCEYCLNGRPALCDMGTAMRFTGTMPDGQTRFRNGLGDSIRHYAGVSTFSSLSTMPEAAVVKIDADFPLWKAALIGCGVITGVGAVTYAARVMPGTTVAVYGCGGIGLNIIQGAKLVSASQIIAVDTKANKETWARQMGATHFVDASQGDPVQAVRDLTKGRGVDYAFEAVGLPQPIEQAYDSVRKGGTCVVSGICRADARAAINVNQLVYAEKTLKGTLYGSARPRIDLIHLIAMHRQGHLLLDELLTRTYPLEQINEAYESLERGEVARSLILWE, from the coding sequence ATGCGCACCGCTCTCGCTGCCGTTCTTTACGAATCAGGAAAACCGATGGTGATCGAAGAGGTCACTGTGCTGCCGCCACAGGCGGGAGAAGTCACCGTGAGAATGAAGGCCGCCGGGGTCTGCCACAGCGACCTGCATGTGATCAAAGGTGATTTACCGATGACCTGCCCGATCATCCTCGGTCATGAGGGGGCAGGTATTGTCGAAGAAGTAGGGGCCGGTGTCACAAGCGTGCAGCCGGGAGATCACGTCATCCCCATCTGGCGTGCATCTTGTGGCCGCTGTGAATACTGTCTGAATGGCAGACCCGCCCTGTGTGATATGGGTACCGCCATGCGATTCACAGGCACCATGCCTGATGGACAGACGCGTTTCAGGAACGGTCTAGGGGACAGTATCCGCCACTATGCCGGGGTCTCCACGTTTAGCAGTTTATCCACGATGCCAGAGGCTGCGGTGGTGAAGATCGATGCAGATTTCCCTTTATGGAAAGCCGCCCTTATCGGCTGCGGGGTGATCACTGGGGTGGGAGCCGTGACTTATGCTGCCAGGGTGATGCCCGGGACCACCGTCGCCGTCTATGGGTGCGGGGGCATCGGGCTGAACATTATTCAAGGAGCAAAGTTGGTTAGCGCCAGTCAGATCATTGCGGTGGATACAAAAGCGAATAAAGAAACCTGGGCACGGCAGATGGGTGCCACCCACTTTGTAGATGCCAGCCAGGGCGATCCTGTCCAGGCGGTAAGGGATCTGACGAAAGGACGCGGTGTGGATTATGCCTTTGAGGCCGTGGGTCTGCCTCAACCAATCGAGCAGGCTTACGACAGCGTGCGCAAAGGAGGAACCTGTGTGGTCTCAGGGATCTGCCGGGCCGATGCACGAGCGGCGATCAATGTGAACCAACTCGTTTACGCAGAAAAGACCCTCAAGGGTACTCTCTATGGCAGCGCAAGACCCCGGATTGATCTCATCCATTTGATCGCAATGCATCGTCAAGGGCATTTGCTGCTGGATGAGTTGCTAACACGTACCTATCCGCTCGAACAGATCAATGAAGCTTATGAATCCCTCGAACGTGGAGAAGTAGCCCGTAGTCTGATTCTCTGGGAGTAA